The segment CTGAGGAGAAGGGACAGTTCTAGCAGAAAGATTTGTGGGCAAGCAGCGGTGTTACGAATGAAGCACTACATTCAAAGTCAAGAAATGGAGGGATGCCTAACTCTCAGGAGGCTCAGCAGACATCTTCAAGGAGCTGACATCCTAGCGGAGAAGGAGGCTGTATGTGAGCGTGAGCTGAGACTGAGGTGGGGACAGGGCTGCTGTTGGGGTGGTAGGCACAGGCAGgggtgaaatgttttattttatttttatttttcacaaacCAACACTTGTACcatcttcattaaaaaaaaaaatcacctttaaatgtgtgtgtatggtgcacGAGCGTCTGTGTGGGGTAAATGTGGGTGCAtaatgtatggaggccagagggcagccTCAGGTGTCATCCTCAGGAATTCTGTCCTTTGAtccagggtctctcactgccCTGGTGCCCACCAATTAGGCCAAGCCTGGTTGGCAAGTAAACCAAAAGGATGATGCTCCTGTCTCCCTCTACGTCCAAGAGCTGGGATAACAAGCTCAGGCAGGCACTGTacctggcattttcttttttcttttttcttttttttatatgagTTATGAGaaatccaactcaggtcctctggcttgTGGGGCAAGCACCTTATCTACTGCCGGCTCCCATCTATGGTGTTACAATTTTAACGTGAGTCTGGGAGGGGCTTCAGTAACAACAACTCGGAAAAGGACCCGTGTTTGGCCCACAGGGAGCTTAGGCTGAGCAGAAGCACAGAGAAGACAGACCAACACCTTAGTGCTCACCCCCATGTCCCAGGTACCTGTGGGCTCTGGTGCTTGCAAGATTGAAGCTAAGTTGTTCCTGTTGTTGCAGAGGGAGTCATTGCAGTAGTTACTGTAGGAGATGGCCACCAGCCCAGGAGGGGCCGTGTACTGAACGAATGTCATCGTCTCTGCTCCTTGAGGGACACAGCTCTTACTGGCCAAAATGGCGGTCTTGGTTCCTTCTGTGACACAGGAAGTAGAGAAGGTGAATGGTGGGCCCCATGCTCAGCAGGGAGAAAGCAGATGATGCAGCTATTCTCCCCCTCAAGGCCAAGGGatccccgtctctgcctccccggAGCTGGGACTGCAAGCtcatgtcaccatgcctggccattttatgtgggttctggggattcaactGTGATCCGTATGCATCCAAGATGCGCACCTCACCGACTGGGCTGGCTTCCCAGTCGCCATCTTTATTGCCACAGGGTCTCGAGGTTAGCGATAAACACAAgtcagtgggagggagagggagaagagggaaaggaagctgAGAAGACAGGCAAGGCATTAGGCCTGGAGGCCAAACCGGACCACAGGACTGCTGCAATGAGGCAGcaatgaggaactgtggaggCCCATCATTCTCTTCTCACCTTACCTGCTTTAATCAACAGTACCGTTTCTTGGCAAAATTCTCCAGGATTGCACTTCTCAGCCTTTGAAGTCCAGTTAAAGGTACCGCTTGGATTGTCTTCCAAACTCAGGGTTCGACTCACCTCACAGTAGATATTTTGGACCACTGGgaagataagaaaaaataaaattgcccTTCTCTGTGGGGTGACCCTTCCCCACTACCCTCTGATCCTCCATACGTACGAGTCCAATGCGAGGCTATCAGAAGAAAGACGAGCAGGATGTACTGGATGCGGCAGGCTCCCATGGCTTCTCTGAGTTTGGGAAGAGCTGATCAGGACCTGGGAACTGATGGAGAACAGCACACAATTCAGCCAGGCAGACAGGGATTAAATCTTACTTTTCTCCAAGTGTCCACTTTGTGGTAGGTTTATGGTGTGCGAGACCATGAAGTCTGTCTTGAAGTAGCTTGTGGGTTAATAGCAAGGTCACAGGTTgattgtgcctcagtttccacagctCTAAGACCCAGCCACCTATCATTAAACAATAGGAATTCGGCAACTGTCTTTCTTCAACTTCTACACACAGGAGAATGGGGTAAGAAAGTCTTCTGCTTTAAACCTCGGGGGCTTAAACTTAACAGCAGAAACCTCTCAAGGCCTCAGCCTCTCAGCCCTTAGGACCCAGCTCCAGCAGAACTCCAATTCTGAGGGCACTGTCCTCTTCATCCTAGGATTCAGGAGTTTGAGTTTCAGATACTTTCCTCCCAAAGGACACGTGATTCTGGGCAGCCAGCCTATTTCCTCAAACTCAGAAGTCTAGGGAATTCCACTCCTTGATACTGAAATATAGACTCCAGTCTTCTCCTTCAGAGCAAAAGTCCAGAACCCAGCACTCTTAAAAGAGGAAGAGAATCTAGTTCTTCTTCCTCACACATAGGGGTCCCACACCAGCCTCCCCTGCCTCAGAATACAGGCTGAGGGCCTCAAACTCAGTCCTTCAccttgacccagggctccagatCCCTAGCTTCTTCCCTCAGACTCAATAGACAGACCCTTGCCTCCTCTCTCAGACCTAGTAGCTAGACCAGACTTTAGCCTCTTCCCTTAGACACAGCCACTGTTGGCCAGATTAGACCATAGCCTCTTCCTTCAGACACAGTTAGCCAgtctcctccctcagacccatgAATTCAGATCCCAGTCTGACTTCCTCAGAGCCCGGAATCTCGGGCTCCAGCTTTCCTCTTTCAGACTCAGAATTCCAAACCCCCTaggcctcctccctcagacccaggaATCTGGGTACCACTCCCCTTCTGCCCCCCACCCGTCTTACTTAGTGTTCTAGAGACTCCCAACCTTCCTCCCTCAGACACAGAATTCTAGACCCCTAGTCCTGCTCTCCCAGACCTAGTAGCCAGACCAGACATTAGCCTCCGCCCTCAGACCCAGTAGCCAGATGGTGTCTGGTCCTTCAGACTCAGGCTTGTTGCTCTCCTTCCTCAGACCCAGTAGCCAGACTCCTCTCTCAGACCCAGGAGGTCAGGCTtatccctcctccctcagactcaGGAGACTGGGTCCCaggcctcctccctcagacctcGGGGTCATGGCACCAGCCTTCCCACTTCTGA is part of the Rattus norvegicus strain BN/NHsdMcwi chromosome 1, GRCr8, whole genome shotgun sequence genome and harbors:
- the Tex101 gene encoding testis-expressed protein 101 precursor, coding for MGACRIQYILLVFLLIASHWTLVQNIYCEVSRTLSLEDNPSGTFNWTSKAEKCNPGEFCQETVLLIKAEGTKTAILASKSCVPQGAETMTFVQYTAPPGLVAISYSNYCNDSLCNNRNNLASILQAPEPTATSNMSGARHCPTCLALEPCSSAPSMPCANGTTQCYQGRVELSGGGMDSVVHVKGCTTAIGCRLMAKMESVGPMTVKETCSYQSFLHPRMAEIGASWMPTSLWVLELLLPALSLPLIYFP